The sequence below is a genomic window from Microbacterium sp. SORGH_AS_0888.
CGGCCTGATCGCACAACGTCAGCGACTCGGCCGAGTCGTCACGCGAGACGCGCATGTGACCATCCCCCCGCCACGATTCAGTCAGCTAGGCCCGCTTCCCGATGGCGCAGTACGCAGTGATGGGCCCGTGTTCATCTCCTACCGCCAGTCCGACGGGACCCCGCAAGCGGAGTCGTTGGAGAACTTGCTCAGAGCGGCGGGTCTCGTCGTGTGGAGAGACCGCGTCGACCTGAGACCAGGGACGACTACCGACCGGCTCGAGCAGGCGCTCACCGAGGGGCTTTCGGCAGGAGTGCTCGTCGTGACTCCCGACATCGTCGACAGCGAGATCGTCCGCGAACGCGAACTCCCCCGGCTGCTCATGCTCGACGAGTACGCCGCGTTCAGCCTGTGCATCGCCAACAAGATCGCACGACCGGGAAGCGAATCAAAATGCGACTACGACGCCCCCGACCGACTGCTGCGACTCGCACCGGCACGAACGCTCGCCGACAAGAAGCAGGCCAACGTGCTCGATCCCGCAGGTGAGCTCGAAATCGTTCGCGATCTCCTGATGCACCGTATCGAACGACGCCGACCTGAGATCCGCGCTGCGGACCGGGACTTCACCATTCGCGTTCAAAGCCGCCCTGCCCCGTTCGCCGTAGATGCCGACGACGACGACCTTCACATTCGGATCAAGGAGGCCAACGAAGGACGGCTCCCGGCGCACGACGGCCTCGAACTGCTTTCGCGGACGCTCCCGCTCACGGGCGACGCCGTGTTCGCAGCGGGCGCGAAGCGCGTGCAGATCTCCGGCGGCGCACACCTCTCGATCGGACTCGCGCTCGGAGCCGCATTGCCTGAAACCAAAGTCGGCAACGTCGCGGTACTCGATGTGCAGAACAACGCATGGGAGTCCTCACCCGCGAGCAACGATCCGGGTGTCACCGAACTCAACGTGGAGGCGCTCCCCATCGAGGTCGCTCAGCCAAGCAACGCGGCGAACAGAGTCGCAGTCTTCGTAACGCTCACCTCAGACCCAGACCTCACCGCGTTCGAGCGCCTCGTGCGCGAGTCCGCCGATGGGTTCGCCAGCGTACAGATCGTCTCCGTCACGAACTCCAATCGGATCGATCCGCAGGAAGCGGGCCGCCTCAGCCAAGCCGTGGCCCAGCACATCAAGCGTGTGTCCGCAGATCACGGGCGAGCCGAAGTGCATCTCGCCTTCCACGGGCCCTTCCCCATGGCCGTGCTTGTCGGGCGGTACCTGAACACACTCCGCACCATCGCCTACGAATGGGACGGCGACACGATCAGCGGCCCCCGCTACCGGCCAGCGATCACCCTCGAGCCCGGTGTCGCTGGCGGTCCGATCACCTCAGTACTCCTCTGACGTCGAAACTGAGCAGACTCGCGCGCGACCTCCGCTCCCGAGCCGTTCCGCAACTTCGGACAGTGACGTGCTCGGCCCCGCCGCGCGAGCCACCGGTAGAGCAGATCGAGCTGCTTGTTGCCCTCGAGAGTAATTCTGCCGGGATCGGGGATCGCATCAACGTTAATCTTCGAAGACTATTGCGCCAAAAGTGCAAGCAATTTTCAACAAACATGCAAGCAGATTTCGGTTTCAGATCACGGCGACGTTCTCGCTGGACCTGAACCACCGGCAGCGGGTCGTCTCGTGGTCCGACCTCTCTCATGTGGGCGGGGCTTCACGGTTAGGGCGCGCGCGGCACGTCGACGCATGTAGAACGTTATGTCTGATCCCGCGGCTGGTGGTTCTTGACGCAGGGGAGTCCGCGGAGCCACTCGTCGATGACGGAGAGACGGATGGGAGTGAAGTCGTGGGCATCGACGCCGACGTGGAACTCGTGGCCGCGCGGCCCGTGATCGCGTGAGTGCGTGTGGCCGTGTAGTAGTGGCACTCCGTCATTCGCTCGTGGTCGGTGCGTCGTGTGCCGGTCGGTCCCATGCGAGTCACCGCTGTAGGGGTAGTGGGATGCCAGCACTCGACGGCCGCGAGTTCGATGCTTGGCTCAATCGCGAGAGCGAGGCTCGGACTCGGCGCGACGAAGCGGAGGATCAGGCGGCATACGATCGCCGCGCACAGCAAACCGCGGATGGCATCCTGTGGGTCCTGCGCGAAGTAGTCGCGCCCATCGCTCAGGAGTACTGGGATGCGCGTGGCAAGGAGGACGTGCAGCGCTTCGGCCGATGGGTGGCCAGCCGGGTTGGGCGAGGTTCGCGCAAGACGGCCGCCGAACCGACCACGACCGGAGAAGTCGCTTTCCCGGTTGCCGCTGCCGATGTATCCGCGACCACCATCGACACGCCTGTCGGTGTCATCGATCTTGACGATTACCGCGCCCGCCGCTCGGCCTCGAGCGACAGCACGACGGGTGGCGAGGACGCTACGACTGCATAGCCGGTGCATTGCCCGCGTTTATTTGGCCCGCTTGCCGAGGGCCCTTGGACACTTCCGCCAGTGCGGCCTGCTCGCATAAACGGTGTCGTCGAGTGCGGACTGCTAAGCATGAACCGTGTCTGAGACTTTGTATCCCGCATACAGGAGCTACGTCAGGAGCCGCGTCGAAGTCAACGACGCCATGACGGCTCTCCTGGCGGGAGCGCGCTTGGCCGCTCATACTCTCCAATTGACGGCTGGTTCGTCCCACACGTTGAAGGACGTATTCCCAGCGGTCGAGCACATCTCTCGCTTCAACTTGCGTAGTGATGACGCTAGGTCGTTCCTGCTCGACGCGGATCACCACCTCGCGTCTGTCGCGATTCCGTACGCACTTGCAACTCACGAGGACTACGTCACAGGCGCGCTTCAGCTACTCAAGTCCAATGGCCGCTCGCTGACGACTCATGGGAAGCAGATTCGCGCGTGGAACATGCACACCATCCTGTTCGAGACATGCGGAGCAGCTGAGCCTGCGGAGTGGATGCAGTCCTTTCATGTGCTGAGAGAACTTCGTAACTGCATAACGCATGCTGGAGGCGAAGCCAGCTCTGATCTCACCGATCTCATTGCGGCCATGGGGGCGAACGCTCGGGCAGGATGGGCAGGGATCAACCTTGGGGCCAGCCCGGAATCGATCGTGCAGGGTGGTTCGGTCGTCTTGAGTGCTGAACTGATTTTCACCGCGTTTGCAGTCACGAAGCGGTTGGGGCGCGCGATCAACGAGACTCTGTCCGACAGCTTGACGGATGCAGAGTGGGCGAAGGTGGTAGTGACCGACTTTGCGGATCAAACACGTAAGCCCAAGAACTCCTCGGGCTGGCGACGCTCACTGCTCGGCTACAGCCGGCAGAATTACGCACGTTTGGCAATCACGGAAGCGTCGCTCGAGGTGGCATCTCGCGAGCTTGGCATGTGGAGTCGGGCTCGCTGGATGGACTAGAAACGTAGGGGCTCTGTCCTATTGAGCTACGCCAGCTGGGCTGGGCCGGGACTCGAACCCGGGTCGACCTAGTTCTGTGGGGATCGCTGGTCTTGAAGCAGCGGAGTCTATCTCCGACCCCCGTGTATGCAGACTAGCAGGTAGGCGCACCCGTTCGTTCAGATGTCGTGGCTTGCCCGGCTAAATCCGACGCCGACCGGTCGACTTGATGCCCGGCGGACATTTCAAGGCACGCGACCTGGACCCGGGGGTGGACATTTCGCCTCTGTCAACGGCTTTATGGTGTGGGCGGCTGGACATCTCTTAGCGGTTCCTACAGTCGTGTAAATTCCGGCTGATTATGTCCAATTCCCAGCCAACTTGTCCAGAGATGACGTCTTTGACATGTCTGCCGCGTAGCGCACCCCGCGCAGGCCTTGGCTCACCTACTGGAACGATGCGGCGTTCTCGGCGGCCCACTGGGCGAAGGAGATCGGTTCTCGACCGATGACCTGTTGTACCCCATCTGTCACTGTGGCGACCCGACCCTCACGCACGGCGCGCCAGATGTCGATAAGAGCGTCGACGTAGGGGCCTTCTCCGGCCCATCCGACCGCGCGGGCGTACGCCTGTTCGTCGGAAATCTCCTCGAAGCCGATTGACCTGCCGATCCTCCGCGCGATGATGGCCGCCATATCCCTGTACGACAGCGCTTCGGGGCCCGTAATCACAAGCGCCTGGTCGCGAGGCTCGCGTGTGAGAAGAGTCGTTATTGCGACGGCAGCGATGTCGTTGGGGTGTATGAAGGCGATCTTGCCTTCACCAGTTGACGATCGCAGGATTCCCTCGTTGCGGATCGAGTACGACCAACTCAATGCGTTGGACATGAATCCGGCAGCCCGAATGAACGTGAATGGGACTCCGCTCGCCCGGACAGCCGCCTCTCCTGCCGCGTGCCAGGGCCCCGTGCCTACTCCGGTGAGGACGTCCAGCGTGGAGAGCTTGACGATGTGCTGGACGCCGGCCGTAAGCGCTGCGTCGGAAACAGCTCGATCCTGGACTCCGAGGTTCGGCCCATCCGTCAGTAGAAAGATTCCGTCTACGCCGTCGAGCGCTGCGGCAAGCGAGCTGTCCGGCGTTTCGAGATCCCCTGTGTGCATGTCGACGCGATCACCGAAGAGGTCTCGTGCTCTGCTGGGGTCGCGAGCGAAGATCGCAGGGCGCGAGCCGGCATCAATGAGACCGTGTGCTACCCGGGAGCCGATGTTGCCCGTGGCGCCGAAGACGAGGTTCCTCACGCGAGGTTGCTCCACCGGCGGATTACTTCGAGTGCCACCCGCTTCTGGCCTTCGACCGTGAGATGCAGTCCGTCCCCGATCAGTACTTCCGAGTCAGGGGCTGTCCCCAGCAAGTCAGCCGCGTCAACGACGGGCTCGCCGCTCTCCCGAATGATCGTTGCGACCCTTGCCAGGTCCTCGTTTCGATAGCGCACCCCAAATCTCGCAAGGCCCCAGTGATTAGCCACTTTCGCTTCATCGATAGCCGGCGGAGTGACCCAGATGGTTGCAGCAGAAGTCTCGCTGGATATACGGTGTCGCAGTTCAGCGATGTTCCGCTCGGTCTCCTCATGGTGGACTAGCGTCTTGGTCGGGCTCGGACCCTGAGTGCGGGCGTCGTTGGTGCCGAAGAGGAAGATCACCCAGTCGGGTTGCGCGTCGATTGCTCCCGAGATGCGCACGAGTCCCTGGGTCGTGGTCTCTCCCGCAACCGCGTTGATGGTCAGGGCGATGTCGTCGCTACCGCGACGCTTCGCCAACACCTCCCTCAGGATCACCGCCCACGACTGCGGGTCGGAGGTCAAGCTGTCCCCAAACGCCACGACTTTCGCGCCCTGCTCGAGGGGAAGGCGGTCGACCATGGCAGCAACGGCAGGATCGGCCAGCAGCTCCGCCGCCGCATCTGAGGCCTCCTCGCGCATGCGACCGAGTTCGGTCGCATAGACCTCTTCGGAGAGGCCGAGGAGAGAGGCATGGGCACTCTGATCCATCGCGGCACCCCCGGGAAGAGAGGCAAGGGTCCGCTCGGGTTGAATGACCTTCAACATCCAGCGGACTTGTTCGTTCGTCATGGGTGGCTCGTGTCCTCGATCTGCTCGGTGATGTTGTCTTCATCCTCTGGTCGGGTAACGGACACCGTCCAAGACCGATGAGGTGCTGAGCGATACCGCGGGGGTATTTATGCAGGTCAGAAGGGATACGCTGGCACGGTGGAGACCCGTGAGTTGAGGTACTTCGTTGCCGTCGCCGAGGAACTGCACTTCGGGCGGGCGGCGCAGCGACTGATGATCGCGCAGCCACCGCTGTCGCGTGCGATCCAGCAACTCGAACGACGACTGGGGGTCGTTCTGCTGCACCGCACTGCCCGTGCCGTCTCATTGACCGCCGCAGGAACGGTGCTGCTTCGCGAGGCCCGTCTCGCGCTCGACGCGGTCGAAGCCGCCGAGGTCCGTACTCGCCGGGCTGCGAGTGATCGACCCGCGCTCGTGTTGGCGGCTAAAGCGGGGGCATCCAGCGAACTGCTCACAAGCCTGCTCGATGCTTACGCCGCGATGCCCGGGGCTGCCGCGATCGAGGTGACGCTAGTAGGGCCGGGGCAGCCGGAAGCGCTGCTGCGCACCGGACGTGCGGACGTTGCCCTGCTGCACCGGCCATACGACGAAACGGCCGGATTCGACACCGAAGACTTGCATACCGAGGAACAAGTACTGATCCTTCCCGCTGGCCACCGGTTCGCCCGCCAGCCTCACATCTCGATGGCGGACGTCGACTCACTAAAGGAACTGCCGCTACCGCGCTGGCCAGAACCCGACGGCAGTTACCAAGACGGTCCTGGACCACAAGTGCGCGACCACACACAACTACTCCAACTGATCGCGCTCGGGCGGGCCTGCGCTGTCGCACCCGAGTCA
It includes:
- a CDS encoding LysR family transcriptional regulator, which produces METRELRYFVAVAEELHFGRAAQRLMIAQPPLSRAIQQLERRLGVVLLHRTARAVSLTAAGTVLLREARLALDAVEAAEVRTRRAASDRPALVLAAKAGASSELLTSLLDAYAAMPGAAAIEVTLVGPGQPEALLRTGRADVALLHRPYDETAGFDTEDLHTEEQVLILPAGHRFARQPHISMADVDSLKELPLPRWPEPDGSYQDGPGPQVRDHTQLLQLIALGRACAVAPESIRAQLHDGHAAVPVSDAPPVTTVVAWPPHSTSRALAGFIRAATQLRPAAAAAG
- a CDS encoding SAVED domain-containing protein; translated protein: MTRSAPSVNVRADAHETIASETAKRLPLETGGILLGYREMGNVVVTHALVVDGGGATKDRYVRDDVGANERLAEFLSDRAEDDPIGYVGEWHSHPALSGPSTIDRNAMRAAAKAADGPVALLVFTPGDTGAYFGLIAQRQRLGRVVTRDAHVTIPPPRFSQLGPLPDGAVRSDGPVFISYRQSDGTPQAESLENLLRAAGLVVWRDRVDLRPGTTTDRLEQALTEGLSAGVLVVTPDIVDSEIVRERELPRLLMLDEYAAFSLCIANKIARPGSESKCDYDAPDRLLRLAPARTLADKKQANVLDPAGELEIVRDLLMHRIERRRPEIRAADRDFTIRVQSRPAPFAVDADDDDLHIRIKEANEGRLPAHDGLELLSRTLPLTGDAVFAAGAKRVQISGGAHLSIGLALGAALPETKVGNVAVLDVQNNAWESSPASNDPGVTELNVEALPIEVAQPSNAANRVAVFVTLTSDPDLTAFERLVRESADGFASVQIVSVTNSNRIDPQEAGRLSQAVAQHIKRVSADHGRAEVHLAFHGPFPMAVLVGRYLNTLRTIAYEWDGDTISGPRYRPAITLEPGVAGGPITSVLL
- a CDS encoding NmrA family NAD(P)-binding protein, with amino-acid sequence MRNLVFGATGNIGSRVAHGLIDAGSRPAIFARDPSRARDLFGDRVDMHTGDLETPDSSLAAALDGVDGIFLLTDGPNLGVQDRAVSDAALTAGVQHIVKLSTLDVLTGVGTGPWHAAGEAAVRASGVPFTFIRAAGFMSNALSWSYSIRNEGILRSSTGEGKIAFIHPNDIAAVAITTLLTREPRDQALVITGPEALSYRDMAAIIARRIGRSIGFEEISDEQAYARAVGWAGEGPYVDALIDIWRAVREGRVATVTDGVQQVIGREPISFAQWAAENAASFQ
- a CDS encoding GDSL-type esterase/lipase family protein, translating into MTNEQVRWMLKVIQPERTLASLPGGAAMDQSAHASLLGLSEEVYATELGRMREEASDAAAELLADPAVAAMVDRLPLEQGAKVVAFGDSLTSDPQSWAVILREVLAKRRGSDDIALTINAVAGETTTQGLVRISGAIDAQPDWVIFLFGTNDARTQGPSPTKTLVHHEETERNIAELRHRISSETSAATIWVTPPAIDEAKVANHWGLARFGVRYRNEDLARVATIIRESGEPVVDAADLLGTAPDSEVLIGDGLHLTVEGQKRVALEVIRRWSNLA